A DNA window from Danio aesculapii chromosome 1, fDanAes4.1, whole genome shotgun sequence contains the following coding sequences:
- the si:ch211-202h22.7 gene encoding lipopolysaccharide-induced tumor necrosis factor-alpha factor homolog: MEKGMSPPPYPGPPLVQNNITYQQPPVTYQPQPVPMAAVYNPQMAQQSIMSSTVTQSSGMGQMAPVYPGVVSPGMSTSTVTQTMQSTAMPGIAPMAVYSPQPAVMSSSVIQTVQTTAPPAQPTVLIVPSRLGECPGQMRCPHCQQQVVTEITYVNGLMVWGICAGLGIFGIWPCCLIPFCVDSCKDVQHRCPNCKSLVYVYKRS, encoded by the exons ATGGAAAAAGGAATGTCACCTCCGCCATATCCTGGTCCTCCACTGGTCCAGAACAACATTACCTACCAGCAGCCGCCGGTTACTTATCAACCTCAGCCAG TTCCAATGGCTGCTGTGTACAATCCACAAATGGCTCAGCAGTCAATCATGTCATCCACTGTAACCCAATCATCTGGCATGG GTCAAATGGCACCAGTTTACCCAGGAGTAGTTTCACCAGGCATGTCTACATCCACAGTAACTCAGACAATGCAGTCTACAGCCATGCCTGGCATTG CTCCGATGGCTGTGTACAGCCCACAGCCCGCCGTCATGTCGTCCTCAGTAATTCAGACGGTTCAGACCACTGCGCCTCCTGCCCAGC CCACAGTCTTGATTGTGCCCTCACGACTGGGTGAGTGTCCGGGACAGATGAGATGTCCTCACTGCCAGCAGCAGGTGGTGACCGAGATTACATATGTCAACGGACTGATGGTGTGGGGCATCTGTGCAGGTCTCGGCATTTTCGG GATTTGGCCGTGTTGTTTGATTCCCTTCTGTGTGGATTCCTGCAAAGACGTCCAGCATCGCTGTCCAAACTGCAAATCTCTTGTGTATGTTTACAAACGTAGTTAA